In a single window of the Acipenser ruthenus chromosome 20, fAciRut3.2 maternal haplotype, whole genome shotgun sequence genome:
- the LOC117425541 gene encoding carbohydrate sulfotransferase 8-like: MKLTCMFSFTLLFGATGLILFIHLQDLSEIVQQQIPGSKLNLKAGQTTRKDLCTYNSPFEKTEESESVQRPNQDSVSGPVSPMQFPAFDRTQNPKPHNSRELEGNVLDVRSAGITKRQRQLLLKNNPYFKALNSSTVATSVQGDTKWDKLYKTQEERKQLIRDVCAKYKSNSKKTITPHHVSRIFVEDKHKLLYCEVPKTGCSNWKRVLMVLEGFASSVKDIQHNTVHNGNHLRRLDSFDKQGIHERLNAYTKVLFVREPFERLVSAFRDKFEHPNSYYHPVFGKPIISKYRVNASRAALRTGSGVTFKEFLQYLLDVHKPVGMDIHWDHVNRLCSPCLIDYDFIGKSESMREDADFLLHLTDAPKNLTFPTFKDRHSNEERTTTKITQQYFAQIAPSDRQRAYDFYYMDYLMFNYSKPFKDLY; this comes from the exons GATCCAAATTGAATTTAAAAGCAGGACAGACTACAAGAAAG GACTTGTGCACCTACAACAGTCCCTTTGAAAAAACAGAGGAGAGCGAATCTGTGCAAAGGCCAAACCAGGATTCAGTATCTGGCCCAGTCTCCCCAATGCAGTTTCCTGCTTTTGACAGAACACAGAACCCAAAGCCGCACAACTCCAGAGAACTGGAAGGGAATGTCCTGGATGTCCGATCTGCCGGAATAACGAAGcgacagaggcagctcttgcttaAAAACAACCCCTATTTCAAAGCTCTCAATAGCTCCACTGTGGCCACATCCGTGCAAGGAGACACAAAGTGGGATAAACTGTACAAGACTCAGGAGGAAAGGAAACAGCTCATCAGAGATGTCTGTGCCAAATACAAAAGCAACAGTAAGAAGACTATCACGCCCCACCACGTCTCCAGGATCTTTGTGGAGGACAAGCACAAGCTGTTATACTGTGAGGTTCCTAAAACGGGCTGCTCCAACTGGAAGAGGGTTTTGATGGTCCTGGAGGGGTTTGCATCCTCTGTGAAGGACATCCAGCACAACACAGTACACAACGGGAATCACCTGAGGAGGCTGGATAGTTTCGACAAGCAGGGAATCCACGAGAGACTCAACGCCTACACTAAAGTACTTTTTGTCCGAGAGCCATTTGAGAGGCTGGTGTCAGCTTTTCGGGACAAGTTTGAGCATCCCAACAGCTACTACCACCCCGTCTTTGGGAAGCCCATCATTTCGAAGTACCGCGTGAATGCCTCCAGGGCAGCGCTAAGAACAGGTTCTGGTGTGACCTTCAAAGAATTCCTGCAGTACCTGCTTGACGTGCACAAGCCTGTGGGGATGGACATTCACTGGGACCACGTCAACCGGCTGTGCAGCCCCTGCCTCATCGACTATGACTTCATAGGCAAGTCTGAAAGCATGAGGGAGGACGCTGACTTCTTGCTTCACCTGACTGACGCCCCAAAGAATTTGACTTTCCCCACCTTCAAAGACCGGCACTCCAATGAGGAGAGAACAACTACTAAAATCACCCAGCAATATTTTGCACAGATAGCACCTTCTGACAGGCAAAGAGCCTATGATTTCTATTACATGGACTATCTAATGTTTAATTACTCAAAGCCTTTTAAAGATTTATATTAA